One segment of Paenibacillus rhizovicinus DNA contains the following:
- a CDS encoding methyl-accepting chemotaxis protein → MSAAVVEWKEVGAVSGEAANPVNQASSVNQAGIARGLDDQDLIAAFIREAPSVAAARTCSEVIAQFAASPDHECVVVCDADDKPLGLVMKIRLTIIQTHRFGREIYYRRSITKLMDAHPLTVDRGVSPQELLDRALGREDRTLYDCVIVTMDERLIGILTMSDLLKMSRLLQQQTVQSQVTMIQGAQAMISDIDRSVHQTYEASVKGEVMSATMLDLTLKGKNELDKVSAAIQSVSQRTNLQEQQIGQLHERAGSIGAVSKLIRELADQCNLLAVNATIEAARAGEHGRGFAVVANEVRQLATQTKSSADDINRLIGSILDAVKETVHLVGLGRSEADASQAYVSVAADVFQQLFHAAADNSSSASNIGKLSQQAYEQAQQVTQSIQTLVNDMQAKS, encoded by the coding sequence ATGAGCGCAGCTGTGGTGGAATGGAAAGAAGTCGGTGCTGTTTCCGGTGAGGCGGCGAATCCGGTCAATCAGGCAAGTTCAGTCAATCAGGCAGGCATTGCACGCGGTTTGGACGACCAAGACTTGATAGCGGCATTCATACGCGAAGCGCCGAGCGTCGCGGCAGCGAGAACTTGTTCGGAAGTGATTGCGCAGTTCGCGGCATCGCCGGATCATGAATGCGTAGTCGTATGCGACGCGGACGACAAACCGCTGGGGCTCGTCATGAAGATTCGGCTCACGATCATCCAAACGCACCGGTTCGGGAGAGAGATCTATTACAGACGTTCCATAACGAAATTAATGGACGCGCACCCGCTGACCGTCGATCGCGGCGTGTCTCCGCAGGAGCTGCTCGATCGCGCACTTGGCCGCGAGGATCGCACGCTCTACGACTGCGTCATCGTAACGATGGATGAGCGTCTCATCGGCATTCTGACGATGTCGGATCTGCTTAAGATGTCCCGTCTGCTGCAGCAGCAAACGGTTCAGTCGCAAGTAACGATGATCCAAGGCGCGCAGGCGATGATTTCGGATATCGACCGTTCCGTTCACCAAACGTACGAGGCGTCGGTCAAAGGCGAGGTCATGTCCGCAACGATGCTGGATCTGACGTTGAAGGGCAAGAACGAGCTGGATAAAGTGTCCGCCGCCATCCAAAGCGTATCGCAGCGTACGAACCTCCAGGAGCAGCAAATCGGCCAGCTCCATGAACGGGCAGGCTCGATCGGGGCGGTGTCGAAGCTGATCCGCGAGCTTGCGGATCAATGCAATCTGCTCGCGGTGAACGCGACCATCGAAGCGGCGCGCGCGGGCGAACATGGCAGAGGCTTTGCCGTCGTTGCCAATGAAGTCAGACAGCTGGCTACGCAGACGAAGTCGTCGGCGGACGATATCAACCGGCTGATCGGCTCCATTCTTGACGCGGTCAAGGAAACGGTCCATTTGGTCGGGCTCGGCCGTTCCGAAGCCGATGCAAGCCAGGCTTACGTCTCCGTGGCGGCCGACGTGTTTCAACAACTCTTCCACGCCGCTGCCGACAACAGCAGCAGCGCATCCAATATCGGAAAGCTTTCGCAGCAGGCGTACGAACAAGCGCAGCAAGTAACGCAGAGCATCCAGACGCTTGTGAACGATATGCAGGCCAAAAGCTAA
- the pstB gene encoding phosphate ABC transporter ATP-binding protein PstB, producing the protein MQSIASRTLIDIQQLNLYYGSFHALKNVKMDIPEKAITAFIGPSGCGKSTLLRTLNRMNDMIPNTRIEGKILIGGADIYSKEVDVETLRKKVGMVFQQPNPFPKSIYDNVAYGPRLHGIRSKQKLDEIVETSLRSAVLWDEVKDYLKRSALSLSGGQQQRLCIARAIAVNPDVLLMDEATSALDPISTLKIEELAQELKDKYTIVMVTHNMHQAARVSNQTVFFLNGEVVEFSDTEKLFSNPRDQRTEDYISGRFG; encoded by the coding sequence ATGCAATCGATTGCTTCCCGGACTTTAATCGATATTCAACAATTGAACTTATATTATGGATCCTTTCACGCCTTGAAGAACGTTAAGATGGATATTCCGGAGAAAGCGATCACGGCTTTCATCGGTCCTTCCGGCTGCGGGAAGTCTACGCTGCTTCGGACCCTGAACCGCATGAACGACATGATTCCGAACACCCGGATCGAAGGCAAGATCCTGATCGGCGGCGCGGACATCTATTCCAAGGAAGTCGACGTGGAAACATTGCGGAAGAAGGTCGGCATGGTGTTCCAACAGCCGAACCCGTTCCCGAAATCCATCTATGACAACGTCGCTTACGGACCGCGCCTGCACGGCATACGCAGCAAACAGAAGCTCGATGAAATCGTCGAGACCAGTCTTCGCTCAGCCGTATTGTGGGACGAAGTGAAGGATTACTTGAAACGTTCCGCGCTCAGCCTCTCGGGCGGACAACAGCAGCGCCTGTGCATTGCGCGCGCGATTGCGGTCAATCCCGACGTGCTGCTGATGGACGAAGCAACATCCGCGCTGGATCCGATTTCGACGCTTAAGATCGAAGAGCTCGCGCAAGAATTGAAGGATAAATATACGATCGTCATGGTTACGCATAACATGCACCAAGCAGCGCGCGTATCCAACCAAACCGTCTTCTTCCTGAACGGGGAAGTCGTCGAATTCTCCGATACCGAGAAGCTATTCTCCAACCCGCGCGATCAGCGGACGGAAGATTATATTAGCGGACGTTTCGGCTAA
- the phoU gene encoding phosphate signaling complex protein PhoU codes for MTKRKEFDHGLEELNGLIVEMGRHVETAIAQAMTALETIDADEARRIVKEDKELNKIEEKISELGATLIATQQPVAKDLRRILVAFKIASDLERMGDLAVDVAKVVIRLEGQTLIKPLIDLPRMSQIVQMMTYESIQSFVQENVNMAYKMAKDDDLVDALYAQITRELFSIMMENPKTISQANLLSFVGRYIERFADHATNIGESVVYLVTGVRPDLNS; via the coding sequence ATGACGAAACGGAAAGAATTCGATCACGGCTTGGAAGAATTGAACGGACTGATCGTGGAGATGGGGCGCCATGTCGAGACGGCGATCGCCCAGGCGATGACAGCGCTCGAAACCATCGATGCGGACGAGGCAAGACGCATCGTCAAGGAAGATAAAGAGCTGAACAAGATCGAGGAGAAGATCTCGGAGCTCGGGGCGACGCTAATTGCGACGCAGCAGCCGGTGGCCAAGGATTTGCGCCGCATTCTTGTCGCGTTCAAGATCGCGAGCGATCTGGAGCGGATGGGCGATCTAGCGGTCGACGTTGCTAAAGTCGTTATCCGCCTGGAAGGCCAAACGCTGATCAAGCCGCTCATTGATCTGCCTCGCATGTCGCAAATCGTACAGATGATGACGTACGAATCCATCCAATCGTTCGTGCAGGAGAACGTCAATATGGCCTATAAAATGGCGAAGGACGACGATCTTGTCGACGCGCTGTATGCTCAGATCACGCGCGAGCTGTTCTCGATCATGATGGAGAACCCGAAGACGATTTCTCAAGCGAACCTGCTCAGCTTCGTCGGCCGCTATATCGAACGTTTCGCCGATCATGCCACCAATATTGGGGAATCCGTCGTTTATCTCGTGACGGGCGTCAGACCGGATTTAAACTCGTAA
- a CDS encoding LysR family transcriptional regulator: MSILRLQILVLIDELKKVTAVADELGVKQPTVSFHMKKLEEEWGCSLFEIKTGKVLLTDQGRMLLRYAGEIDRLYKEAQSRFQAYREHGKHGFIVGCTDAASSLLFGLDWRAQAEEPSPIRIQLLTGRHDELLEQLQSGAIDLFVSGSFSSRGTHPQLQYAALSEERLLLFMNKNHPLAGQAPPPPYKLARFPFVELADAAVQEALQGWELHEKVTLPCEWSADRVDLAISAAADGGMLAVLPASAAARANDQLTLIPLPGQAVSLTLGAAWRNDYWNPAFMQRIVSLLTRNDAGSKE; the protein is encoded by the coding sequence ATGAGTATATTAAGATTGCAAATCTTAGTGCTGATCGATGAACTGAAGAAGGTGACTGCAGTCGCCGATGAACTCGGGGTGAAACAGCCGACCGTCAGCTTTCATATGAAGAAACTCGAAGAAGAATGGGGCTGTTCGCTCTTCGAAATCAAGACGGGCAAAGTCTTGTTAACGGATCAGGGACGCATGCTGCTTCGCTATGCCGGCGAAATCGACCGTCTCTATAAAGAAGCGCAATCGAGATTCCAAGCCTACCGCGAACATGGCAAGCATGGATTCATCGTCGGCTGCACGGATGCCGCTTCTTCCTTGCTGTTCGGCCTAGATTGGCGGGCGCAGGCAGAGGAGCCCAGTCCGATTCGCATCCAATTGCTGACCGGCCGTCATGATGAACTTCTTGAGCAGCTTCAAAGCGGAGCGATCGATCTGTTCGTCAGCGGGAGCTTCAGTTCTCGCGGAACGCATCCGCAGCTGCAATATGCGGCCTTGTCCGAGGAGCGGCTTCTCCTCTTCATGAACAAGAATCATCCGCTTGCGGGTCAAGCACCTCCGCCTCCTTATAAGCTTGCGCGCTTTCCATTCGTTGAGCTTGCGGACGCTGCGGTACAGGAAGCGCTGCAAGGCTGGGAGCTTCACGAGAAGGTAACGCTCCCCTGCGAATGGTCCGCCGACCGCGTCGACCTGGCGATCTCGGCCGCAGCGGATGGCGGCATGCTTGCCGTTCTTCCCGCATCCGCCGCCGCGCGCGCGAACGATCAGCTGACTCTAATCCCATTGCCGGGACAAGCGGTATCGCTGACACTCGGGGCCGCTTGGCGTAACGACTACTGGAACCCCGCCTTCATGCAGCGTATCGTTTCCCTCTTGACCAGGAATGACGCGGGTTCGAAGGAATAA
- a CDS encoding phosphate ABC transporter substrate-binding protein PstS family protein, translating to MKKALFIVVALMLTIGLAACGSNKENNGGNANSGTANTGNANAGGEALSGSILAAGSTALQPLVDQVSKKFMEDSKYSGITVQVQGGGSGTGLTQVQAGQAGIGNSDIFAEEKFTDADADKAKELVDHQVAVVAMAAVVNKSVTVDNLTKQQLVDIFTGKVTNWKEVGGEDEKITLINRPSSSGTRKTFEKFALGTASQDIAGSIQEDASGTVKKYVTDTPGAIGYLALSYLDDTVKTVKYEGVEPKEENIVSGAYPVWAYEHMYTKGEPDAVTKAFLDYMLSDDVQNSDVTELGYIPVGKMQVKRDAAGAITK from the coding sequence ATGAAAAAAGCATTATTCATTGTAGTAGCACTTATGTTGACGATCGGTCTCGCTGCGTGCGGCTCTAACAAAGAGAATAACGGCGGCAATGCAAATAGCGGTACGGCAAACACAGGCAATGCAAACGCAGGCGGCGAAGCATTGAGCGGATCCATCCTGGCAGCAGGCTCCACGGCGCTTCAACCGCTGGTCGACCAAGTATCGAAGAAATTCATGGAAGACTCCAAATATAGCGGCATTACGGTTCAAGTACAAGGCGGCGGCAGCGGTACTGGCCTGACGCAAGTACAAGCAGGCCAAGCGGGCATCGGCAACTCCGATATCTTCGCTGAAGAGAAATTCACGGACGCTGACGCTGACAAAGCGAAAGAACTGGTTGACCATCAAGTAGCAGTCGTGGCAATGGCTGCAGTCGTAAACAAAAGCGTAACCGTCGATAACCTGACGAAACAACAACTGGTTGATATCTTCACGGGTAAAGTAACGAACTGGAAAGAAGTTGGCGGTGAAGACGAGAAAATCACGCTGATCAACCGTCCAAGCAGCTCCGGTACGCGTAAAACGTTCGAGAAATTCGCGCTTGGCACGGCTTCCCAAGATATCGCGGGTTCGATCCAAGAAGATGCATCCGGCACAGTTAAGAAATACGTAACGGATACGCCTGGAGCAATTGGTTACCTGGCTCTGTCCTACCTCGACGATACGGTTAAAACAGTGAAATACGAAGGCGTTGAACCGAAAGAAGAAAACATCGTGTCCGGCGCGTATCCAGTATGGGCTTACGAGCACATGTACACGAAAGGCGAGCCTGACGCAGTAACGAAAGCATTCCTCGACTACATGCTGAGCGACGATGTACAAAACAGCGACGTAACGGAACTTGGTTACATCCCTGTAGGTAAAATGCAAGTAAAACGCGATGCAGCAGGCGCGATCACGAAATAA